A genomic segment from Cuculus canorus isolate bCucCan1 chromosome 18, bCucCan1.pri, whole genome shotgun sequence encodes:
- the BTBD17 gene encoding BTB/POZ domain-containing protein 17 yields MTRLTGTRPVAVCRWGCAAAAFLLLLLTVQAAHKADLSSEATAATINHSPTLLQRLQELLQNGNGSDSVLRVRTAASDEAKVFHTHQLLLSLQSEVFESLLRNQSVITLHEPPETAALFEKFIRYLYCGGVSILLHQAIPMHQLASKYRVWGLQRGVADYMKTHLASESSQGHVVGWYHYAVRIGDTALQESCLQFLAWNLSAVLGSAEWGSVSVELLLLLLERSDLVLHSELELYAAVEGWLNHRQPEDPVAERVLRAIRYPMIAPSQLFRLQVQSPVLTRHYSAVQDLLFQAFQFHAASPLHFAKYFDVNCSMFLPRNYLASSWGSQWVINNPARDDRSTSFQTQLGPSSHDAGKRVTWNVLFSPRWLPVSLRPVYSDSVSGAIQPVRIEDGRPRLVITPATSSPDFAGVSFQKTVLVGVRQQGRVLVKHAYSFHQSSDEVTDFLVHADLQKRASEYLIDNSLHLHIIIKPVYHSLIKVKK; encoded by the exons ATGACCAGGCTGACGGGCACCCGGCCCGTGGCCGTCTGCCGCTGGGGCTGCGCCgctgctgccttcctcctcctcctcctcaccgTGCAAGCCG CCCACAAAGCCGACCTTAGCAGCGAAGCCACGGCAGCCACCATCAACCACTCGCCAACGctgctgcagaggctgcaggagCTTCTGCAGAACGGCAATGGCAGCGACTCGGTGTTGCGGGTACGCACGGCTGCCTCTGATGAGGCCAAGGTCTTCCACACtcaccagctgctgctcagcctccAGAGCGAAGTCTTTGAGAGCCTTCTACGCAACCAGAGTGTCATCACCCTGCATGAGCCGCCCGAGACTGCTGCGCTCTTTGAGAAGTTTATCAG GTACCTGTACTGCGGGGGTGTCTCCATCCTGCTGCACCAAGCCATCCCCATGCACCAGCTGGCCAGCAAGTACCGGGTGTGGGGGCTGCAGCGTGGTGTAGCCGACTACATGAAGACCCACCTGGCCAGCGAGTCGAGCCAGGGCCATGTGGTGGGCTGGTACCACTACGCCGTGCGCATCGGCGATACGGCACTGCAGGAGAGCTGCCTCCAGTTCCTCGCCTGGAACCTCTCGGCTGTACTGGGAAGTGCTGAGTGGGGCTCGGTGAGcgtggagctgctgctgctgctgctggaacgTTCCGACCTGGTGCTGCACAGTGAGCTGGAGCTCTACGCTGCCGTGGAAGGCTGGCTGAACCACCGGCAGCCCGAGGATCCCGTGGCTGAACGTGTTCTGCGTGCCATTCGCTACCCCATGATTGCACCCAGCCAGCTTTTCCGGCTGCAGGTGCAGTCACCGGTGCTGACGCGGCACTACAGCGCGGTGCAGGACCTGCTGTTCCAGGCTTTTCAGTTCCACGCTGCCTCCCCCCTCCATTTCGCCAAGTATTTTGACGTCAACTGCAGCATGTTCCTGCCCCGCAACTACCTCGCCTCCAGCTGGGGCTCCCAGTGGGTCATCAACAACCCAGCACGGGACGACCGTAGCACCAGCTTCCAGACCCAGCTGGGTCCCAGCAGCCACGATGCCGGTAAGCGAGTGACTTGGAACGTCCTCTTCTCGCCGCGCTGGCTGCCCGTCAGCCTGCGTCCTGTCTACTCGGACTCAGTCTCAGGCGCCATCCAGCCGGTGCGCATAGAGGATGGTCGCCCGCGGCTCGTCATCACCCCGGCCACGAGCAGCCCTGACTTTGCCGGTGTCAGCTTCCAGAAGACGGTGCTGGTGGGCGTGCGGCAGCAGGGTCGCGTCTTGGTGAAGCACGCCTACAGCTTTCACCAGAGCTCGGACGAGGTGACAGATTTCCTCGTCCACGCTGACCTGCAGAAGCGCGCCTCTGAGTACCTCATCGACAACTCCCTGCACCTACACATCATCATCAAACCTGTCTACCACTCCCTCATCAAGGTGAAGAAGTAA
- the KIF19 gene encoding LOW QUALITY PROTEIN: kinesin-like protein KIF19 (The sequence of the model RefSeq protein was modified relative to this genomic sequence to represent the inferred CDS: inserted 1 base in 1 codon; substituted 2 bases at 2 genomic stop codons): protein MARVQVALRIRPMSAAELAEGARPIAHRIEEQVVVLRDPMEDPNDILHASHSREKSYVFDVAFDSTATQETVYRATTRGVVTGVISGYNATVFTYGPTGCGKTYTMMGTDNEPGICARTLADLFQGIEDASSNTEYKVIVSYLEIYNEMIRDLLNPSRGCLQLWEDAGGTIQVAGITEISVISAEEVMQLLVRGNRQRTQEPTAANRSSSRSHAVLQVTVRQRHQDGGLRCGRLFMIDLAGSERAAQTQNRGQRMKEGAHINRSLLALGNCIKALSHQASTKYINYRDSKLTRLLKDSLRGNSHTVMIAHISPASTAFEESRSTLAYAHRTKSIRTTVRHNLLSVSYRTAQYGSVVADLRRQIQRLKGQGDTEPGQLVQDKCQDIQNPGYSLAPLHPVAHCTHPELDHVPEEMLSACHERAALGHLLLWLQGTTLRARHLLALTQYRGAKPPGDGEQEPGSPGDKERGLDTADEQLEVSEPPDITVVHESITALVEEQGRLWQWKSHQHXPSRQSQRYTRQMEGPPQRWSSSEEQREVLALLCRLHQLQLETTQIQSHTWLKGDPRHPPASAVQSFNQHRVCTCIIQQQRQLIVDHRLSVPWPLEELYKMYVQELAGGPGDTGTLEGTSLPKIPQASGTKSLPDSDQDSVGTQGYGHPTSPRQEPHRDTLPPLHPTGNSTPTSVFKKTLWAQQLGSTAVPTPPPGCGTVTQEVSTAMPKAQKPQGGDVYEHRASQQRAPQAQRSAWHDSSAGSGTSSEAAVAADREHHETSSSTESILAKATKHRSRIPRSTHKHPPVPAKERGGPGLWHITSKDSSAGMATTGTWLRARKKGSREPGRTEESLDGRRRWKRSRSFEVTGCGRCACAPSLQQPAAPRAPPPWSKAPQSRSEHGVQAASTQPPPKALPRARPLYGQLPGEPPAPSPHPSQHPGLLLKCPFPRYWGPVPASPPPAPCQTLEGPGPAAXLHHQERCXGPPTRMEGVAGTEPSVLALANRILCQASGLSARPASTPCAEGCPQHPVPVQPPSANPAGDEGHGAGTSSPHAKPTPRQGPKTP from the exons ATGGCTCGCGTGCAG GTGGCCCTTCGCATCCGTCCCATGAGCGCGGCTGAGCTGGCGGAGGGGGCCAGGCCCATCGCCCACCGCATAGAGGAGCAG GTCGTGGTGCTGCGAGACCCCATGGAAGACCCCAATGACATCCTGCACGCCAGTCACTCCAGGGAGAAATCCTACGTCTTTGACGTGGCCTTTGACTCCACAGCCACCCAG GAGACCGTGTACCGTGCCACCACCCGGGGCGTTGTCACAGGCGTCATCTCTGGCTACAATGCCACTGTCTTCACTTACGGCCCCACTG GCTGTGGGAAGACCTACACCATGATGGGCACCGACAACGAGCCTGGCATCTGTGCCCGCACCCTGGCTGACCTCTTCCAGGGCATCGAGGATGCCAGCAGTAACACTGAGTACAAGGTCATCGTGTCCTACCTCGAG ATCTACAATGAGATGATCCGGGATCTGCTGAACCCCTCACggggctgcctgcagctgtgGGAAGATGCCGGCGGCACTATTCAAGTGGCTGGCATCACCGAGATCTCCGTTATCAGCGCTGAGGAG GTCATGCAGCTGCTAGTGCGAGGGAACAGGCAGCGGACGCAGGAGCCCACGGCCGCCAACCGCAGCTCGTCCCGCTCCCACGCGGTGCTGCAGGTCACTGTGCGCCAGCGGCACCAGGACGGGGGGCTGCGCTGCGGTCGCCTTTTCATGATTGACCTGGCGGGTTCTGAGCGGGCAGCACAG ACGCAGAACCGCGGGCAAAGGATGAAGGAGGGAGCCCACATCAACCGCTCGCTGCTGGCCCTGGGCAACTGCATCAAGGCCCTGAGCCACCAGGCAAGCACCAAGTACATCAACTATCGTGACAGCAAGCTGACCCGCCTGCTCAAG GACTCGCTCAGAGGCAACAGCCACACAGTGATGATTGCCCACATCAGCCCGGCCAGCACTGCCTTTGAGGAGTCCCGCAGCACCCTCGCCTACGCCCACCGCACCAAGAGCATCCGCACTACG GTGAGGCACAACCTGCTCAGTGTCTCATACCGCACTGCACAGTATGGCAGCGTCGTAGCTGACCTGCGCAGGCAGATCCAGCGCCTCAAGGGCCAAGGGGACACCGAGCCAGGGCAGCTAGTACAGGACAAGTGCCAGGACATCCAAAATCCAGGATACAGCCTGGCCCCCCTGCACCCTGT TGCCCACTGTACCCATCCAGAACTGGACCATGTGCCGGAGGAGATGCTCAGTGCCTGCCACGAGCGGGCAGCCCTgggccacctcctcctctggcTGCAGGGCACCACGCTGCGTGCCCGGCACCTCCTTGCCCTCACCCAGTACCGGGGTGCAAAGCCACCTGGGGATGGT GAGCAGGAGCCAGGAAGCCCTGGTGACAAAGAGAGGGGTTTGGACACAGCGGATGAGCAGTTGGAGGTGTCAGAGCCACCTGACATCACTGTGGTCCATGAGAGCATCACAGCTCTGGTGGAAGAGCAAGGCAGGCTCTGGCAGTGGAAGTCTCATCAGCACT AGCCGTCACGGCAGAGCCAGCGGTACACGCGGCAGATGGAGGGCCCCCCGCAGCGTTGGAGCAGCTCGGAGGAGCAGCGGGAAGTGCTGGCCCTGCTGTGCCGCCTgcaccagctgcagctggagacgACACAGATACAATCCCACACTTGGCTCAAGGGTGACCCCCGGCACCCACCGGCCAGCGCCGTGCAGAGCTTCAACCAGCACAGGGTCTGCACCTGCATTAtccagcagcagcggcagctcATCGTTG ACCACCGGCTGTCGGTGCCGTGGCCGCTGGAGGAGCTGTACAAGATGTACGTGCAGGAGCTAGCAGGAGGGCCCGGGGACACCGGTACCCTCGAG GGCACATCCCTGCCCAAGATCCCGCAGGCAAGTGGCACAAAGAGCCTTCCAGACTCTGACCAGGACAGCGTGGGGACACAGGGCTATGGGCACCCCACATCGCCCAGGCAGGAGCCCCACCGTGACACCCTCCCACCTCTGCACCCCACAGGGAACAG TACCCCAACCTCCGTCTTCAAGAAGACCCTATGggcacagcagctgggaagcacGGCGGTGCCCACCCCACCTCCCGGCTGTGGCACGGTGACCCAGGAGGTGAGCACGGCCATGCCCAAGGCACAAAAGCCCCAAGGTGGGGATGTTTATGAACACCGTGCCTCCCAGCAGCGCGCGCCACAGGCTCAGCGGAGCGCCTGGCATGACTCCTCAGCGGGCAGTGGGACCAGCTCCGAGGCAGCGGTGGCAGCAGACAGGG AGCACCACGAGACGTCAAGCAGCACCGAGAGCATCCTGGCTAAAGCCACCAAGCACCGGTCCCGCATCCCAAGGAGCACCCACAAACACCCACCGGTGCCCGCGAAGGAGCGGGGTGGCCCTGGACTGTGGCACATCACCAGCAAGGACAGCTCAGCAGGGATGGCCACCACAGGCACCTGGCTGCGGGCACGCAAGAAGGGCAGCAGAGAGCCAGGCAGGACGGAGGAGTCACTGGAtggcagaaggagatggaagcGGTCACGGTCCTTCGAGGTCACCGGCTGTGGG CGCTGTGCCTGCGCACCCTCTCTCCAACAGCCGGCAGCCCCCAGGGCTCCCCCACCATGGTCCAAGGCACCGCAGAGCCGCTCCGAGCATGGGGTGCAGGCAGCCAGCACCCAGCCACCCCCCAAAGCTCTGCCCAGAGCACGGCCCTTGTACGGGCAGCTGCCAGGtgagcccccagccccctccccacaccccagcCAGCACCCAGGGCTGTTGCTGAAGTGCCCCTTCCCCAGGTACTGGGGTCCTGTCCCTGCCTctccccctccagctccctgccagaCCCTGGAAGGACCAGGACCCGCGGCTTGACTGCATCACCAGGAAAGGT CAGGGCCTCCAACAAGGATGGAAGGAGTCGCTGGTACCGAGCCGAGTGTCTTGGCATTGGCAAACCGGATCCTGTGCCAAGCCAGCGGGCTGAGCGCCCGTCCTGCAAGCACaccctgtgctgagggctgcCCACAGCACCCTGTGCCCGTGCAGCCCCCCAGTGCCAACCCAGCTGGGGATGAGGGGCACGGAGCAGGGACCAGTTCTCCCCATGCCAAACCCACCCCAAGGCAGGGACCCAAGACCCCATGA
- the GPR142 gene encoding probable G-protein coupled receptor 142, translating to MDTEGDAATDSLWQKAMVLVPNSTVGVSASEVSQPELERSPCMVGIFAIVYYSVLLGLGLPVNVLTAVALSRLATRTKKSSYWYLLALTTSDILTQVFIIFVGFILQTAILARAVPSAFIHTVNVLEFTANHASIWVTVLLTMDRYVAVCHPLRYRAISYPQRTRKIIGAVFAVALATGIPFYWWLDAWRDANPPTTLDMVLKWVHCVTIYFLPCSIFLATNTIIICKLKQRRCSRGGRPRLSKTTALLLAVTTVFIVLWAPRTIVMICHLYVASVKRDWRVHLALDIANMVAMLNTTLNFFLYCFVSQTFRCTVGEVLRAHLWHGPHPGSSRFPLPALKRLELLPSTTL from the exons ATGGACACCGAAGGGGACGCGGCCACTG ATAGTCTGTGGCAGAAGGCAATGGTTCTGGTGCCCAACAGCACGGTGGGGGTGTCGGCCAGTGAGGTGTCACAGCCAGAGCTGGAGCGGTCTCCCTGCATGGTCGGCATCTTTGCCATAGTGTATTACAGCGTcttgctggggctggggctgccag TGAATGTCCTGACTGCCGTGGCCCTGTCCCGCTTGGCCACGAGGACCAAGAAGTCATCATACTGGTACCTGctggccttgaccacctccGACATCCTCACCCAGgtcttcatcatctttgtgggcTTCATCCTGCAGACGGCCATCCTGGCCCGGGCAGTGCCCAGCGCCTTCATCCACACTGTCAACGTGCTGGAGTTCACAGCCAACCATGCCTCCATCTGGGTCACCGTCCTGCTGACCATGGACCGCTACGTGGCCGTCTGCCACCCACTGCGGTACCGAGCCATCTCCTACCCCCAGCGCACCCGCAAGATCATTGGGGCTGTCTTCGCCGTGGCTCTGGCCACAGGCATCCCCTTCTATTGGTGGTTGGACGCGTGGCGTGACGCCAACCCCCCCACCACCCTGGACATGGTGCTCAAGTGGGTGCACTGTGTCACCATCTACTTCTTGCCCTGCAGCATCTTCCTAGCCACAAACACTATCATCATCTGCAAGCTGAAGCAGCGGAGGTGCTCGAGGGGTGGCCGGCCCCGCTTGAGCAAGACCACAGCCCTCCTCCTGGCTGTCACCACTGTCTTTATTGTCCTCTGGGCTCCCCGAACCATCGTTATGATCTGCCACCTCTACGTGGCCTCAGTCAAGAGGGACTGGCGCGTGCACCTGGCCTTGGACATCGCCAACATGGTGGCCATGCTCAACACCACCCTCAACTTCTTCCTCTATTGTTTCGTCAGCCAGACCTTCCGCTGCACAGTGGGTGAGGTCCTCCGGGCCCACCTCTGGCATGGACCCCATCCTGGCAGCAGCCGCTTCCCACTCCCAGCCCTGAaaaggctggagctgctgcccagcacaaccctctga